Proteins encoded within one genomic window of Methanothrix harundinacea 6Ac:
- the thiI gene encoding tRNA uracil 4-sulfurtransferase ThiI: MASFDSVLVRYGEIALKDPWTRKSWERTLASNIVHDLKEAGIDHRASLERGRIFVETSNPRAPEILSNVFGVVSTSPVRSCKPDLGAIAAVASDLAAERRPSSFAIRARRGGGGISSTEIAVFVGDAVRERTGAAVDLTDPEVEIFVEAREDKVLVFTDVVRGVGGLPLGSQPRMLALISGGIDSPVAAWMMMRRGCPISLLYFDPRPYVHALPQAERSAEALRRWTSGRRINFIGVPIGAGLARIAGAEPRATCLLCRRLMYRIAGMVMEEEEAFGVVTGYSLGQVASQTPANIMAEQSGIDLPIYHPLIAMDKSEITDLARKIGTYRATADAGTCTAAPKRPMTRARAEEIRGMEEELGLAGMAAELFSERERTRF, translated from the coding sequence ATGGCCTCTTTCGACTCGGTCCTGGTCAGGTACGGCGAGATCGCCCTCAAGGACCCCTGGACCAGGAAGAGCTGGGAGAGGACCCTCGCCTCCAACATCGTCCACGACCTGAAGGAGGCGGGGATAGATCATCGGGCATCCCTGGAGCGGGGGAGGATCTTCGTCGAGACCTCAAACCCCAGGGCTCCGGAGATCTTATCGAACGTTTTTGGCGTAGTCTCGACGAGCCCCGTCCGGAGCTGCAAGCCGGATTTGGGAGCCATCGCCGCCGTCGCCTCGGACCTCGCAGCAGAGCGGAGGCCGAGCTCCTTTGCCATCCGGGCCCGGCGGGGCGGAGGCGGGATATCCAGCACCGAGATCGCCGTCTTTGTAGGCGACGCCGTCCGGGAGAGGACCGGCGCCGCGGTGGACCTCACCGATCCGGAGGTGGAGATCTTCGTCGAGGCCCGGGAGGATAAGGTCCTGGTCTTCACTGACGTCGTCCGGGGCGTCGGCGGCCTTCCTCTCGGAAGTCAACCGCGGATGCTCGCCCTCATCTCCGGGGGGATCGACTCGCCCGTCGCCGCCTGGATGATGATGCGGCGGGGCTGCCCGATATCCCTTCTCTACTTCGACCCCCGGCCTTACGTCCACGCCCTTCCCCAGGCGGAGAGGTCGGCGGAGGCCCTCCGCCGGTGGACCTCCGGCAGGAGGATCAACTTCATCGGGGTCCCCATCGGGGCAGGCCTCGCTCGGATCGCCGGAGCCGAGCCCCGGGCCACCTGCCTCCTCTGCCGGCGGCTGATGTACAGGATAGCCGGGATGGTGATGGAGGAGGAGGAGGCCTTCGGCGTCGTCACCGGCTACTCCCTCGGCCAGGTCGCCTCCCAGACCCCGGCGAACATCATGGCGGAGCAGTCGGGGATCGACCTTCCCATCTACCATCCCCTCATCGCCATGGACAAGTCCGAGATCACCGACCTCGCCCGGAAGATCGGGACCTACCGGGCGACGGCGGACGCCGGGACCTGCACCGCTGCGCCGAAGAGGCCGATGACCCGGGCCCGGGCCGAGGAGATCCGGGGGATGGAGGAGGAGCTGGGGCTCGCCGGGATGGCGGCCGAGCTCTTCTCGGAAAGGGAGAGGACGAGGTTTTGA
- a CDS encoding DUF5350 domain-containing protein encodes MGKTGSVQWTKIKGRKGQIRQVPNSESTHKNPGPLQKYTSSGARRRKIARSAKAIAAR; translated from the coding sequence ATGGGAAAGACAGGAAGCGTTCAATGGACGAAGATCAAGGGAAGAAAAGGACAGATCAGGCAGGTGCCCAACTCCGAGTCGACTCACAAGAACCCCGGGCCCCTCCAGAAGTACACCTCCTCCGGGGCGAGGAGGAGGAAGATCGCCCGGTCCGCGAAGGCCATAGCCGCCAGGTAA
- a CDS encoding ArsR/SmtB family transcription factor — MRRSATNWRVKILAALSDPIRLEIIEFLGGEERCVCEIVPAFGRAQSTISKHLSILNEAGILERRIDGKRTLYRVKNPRLFDLLREVDSLALEEISELKKAESVLMDCVK, encoded by the coding sequence ATGAGACGATCTGCCACCAACTGGCGGGTTAAGATCCTCGCCGCCCTCTCCGACCCCATCAGGCTCGAGATCATAGAGTTCCTCGGAGGAGAGGAGCGGTGCGTCTGCGAGATCGTCCCCGCCTTCGGCCGGGCGCAGTCCACCATCTCCAAGCACCTATCGATCCTGAATGAGGCGGGGATACTGGAGAGGAGGATCGACGGGAAGCGGACCCTCTACAGGGTCAAAAACCCCAGGCTCTTCGACCTCTTACGAGAGGTGGACTCCCTCGCCCTGGAGGAGATATCCGAGCTGAAGAAGGCGGAGTCGGTCCTGATGGACTGTGTAAAATAA
- a CDS encoding lysylphosphatidylglycerol synthase transmembrane domain-containing protein encodes MNRETAIPKIRASRSSALVLLGVGIYIAYLRHLGLGEVAESLEGLSLAALSAALALSLLMVGFNALSWRRMAEELDLSASFGDLFMIYLSSIFANNLIPTGSFSGETARTYFLARIGGGGRYDAALASVAASRIITAVPFILGMVLGIGYITRLHAVPGWALTACFGMMVFSVSAGFAFVGICFEERWMQRTAAAAVGPLERIFRRELDREVCSGAVSGFMQSMILLRERRGAILEALAWAIAGWISLVMVALAAFASLGVEVSPLAILAVYSVVIVFQTLPLGLPGGIGLVEILMTALFSAIGVPIHDAAAVTILIRLVQLWFLALLGGLSAFHLIRRIERGGEEPAPPAGSRGAGI; translated from the coding sequence GTGAACCGCGAGACGGCCATCCCCAAGATCAGGGCGAGCAGGTCTTCGGCCCTCGTCCTCTTGGGGGTGGGGATATACATCGCCTACCTCCGCCACCTCGGCCTCGGGGAGGTCGCCGAGAGCCTGGAGGGGCTGAGCCTGGCGGCCTTATCCGCAGCCCTCGCCCTCTCCCTCCTGATGGTCGGATTCAACGCCCTATCGTGGAGGAGGATGGCCGAGGAGCTGGACCTCTCCGCCTCCTTCGGCGACCTCTTCATGATATACCTCTCCAGCATCTTCGCGAACAACCTCATCCCCACGGGGAGCTTCTCCGGCGAGACGGCCCGGACCTACTTTCTTGCGAGGATCGGCGGAGGAGGGCGGTACGACGCTGCCCTCGCCTCCGTCGCCGCGAGCCGGATCATCACCGCCGTCCCCTTCATCCTCGGGATGGTTCTGGGGATCGGCTACATCACCCGCCTCCACGCCGTGCCGGGGTGGGCCCTCACCGCATGTTTCGGGATGATGGTCTTCTCCGTATCGGCGGGCTTCGCCTTCGTCGGGATCTGCTTTGAGGAGCGGTGGATGCAGAGGACGGCGGCCGCCGCCGTCGGTCCCCTGGAGAGGATATTCCGCCGGGAGCTGGACCGGGAGGTCTGCTCCGGGGCTGTAAGCGGGTTCATGCAGAGCATGATCCTCCTTCGGGAGAGGAGGGGCGCGATCCTGGAGGCTCTCGCCTGGGCCATCGCCGGCTGGATATCTCTTGTGATGGTCGCCCTCGCGGCCTTCGCGTCCCTGGGGGTCGAGGTCTCGCCCCTCGCCATCTTAGCCGTCTACTCCGTCGTCATCGTCTTTCAGACCCTGCCCCTCGGCCTTCCGGGCGGGATCGGCCTCGTCGAGATCCTGATGACCGCCCTCTTCTCCGCCATCGGGGTCCCGATCCACGATGCCGCCGCCGTCACCATCCTCATCCGCCTCGTCCAGCTCTGGTTCCTCGCCCTCCTCGGGGGCCTCTCCGCCTTCCACCTCATCCGGCGGATCGAGAGGGGCGGGGAGGAGCCGGCGCCACCGGCGGGATCGAGGGGCGCCGGGATCTGA
- a CDS encoding permease: MEYLSAHVLTCLIPAFFIAGAIAALLQREAVLKYFGKDAPKWLCYSVASTSGTILAVCSCTILPMFAGIHRRGAGIGPATAFLFAGPAINLLAVVLTARVLGLELGAARIAAAVSVSVLIGLIMAAIFDRGSEDQEAAPCPAPSPSAEAGLERPGYIPPIFVGLLVAVLLAATSGLALGAKAAIVSILVLASGWLLSARFTDLEKASFFGETWWLTRRIFPLLLVGTFITGVIGYYLPVDLIRTVFGESDFAACFVASLMGALLYMPTLLEVPIVGTMFGYSSGAMAPGPALSLLLAGPSMSLPSMIVIWRIIGSKRASVYISLVILLSTVMGMIYGMVAA; encoded by the coding sequence ATGGAGTACCTCTCGGCCCACGTTCTGACATGCCTCATACCGGCCTTCTTCATCGCAGGGGCTATAGCCGCCCTCCTCCAGAGGGAGGCGGTCCTGAAGTACTTCGGAAAGGACGCCCCCAAGTGGCTCTGCTACTCCGTCGCCTCCACCTCCGGGACTATCCTCGCCGTCTGCAGCTGTACTATACTTCCGATGTTTGCGGGGATCCACCGCCGGGGCGCCGGGATCGGTCCCGCCACGGCCTTCCTCTTCGCAGGCCCCGCCATCAACCTCCTGGCCGTCGTCCTGACGGCCCGGGTCCTGGGGCTGGAGCTGGGGGCTGCCCGGATCGCCGCCGCCGTCTCGGTCTCCGTCCTCATCGGCCTCATCATGGCCGCCATCTTCGATAGAGGATCCGAGGACCAAGAGGCTGCCCCCTGTCCGGCTCCTTCACCATCAGCCGAGGCAGGCCTGGAGAGGCCGGGGTACATACCCCCGATCTTCGTCGGCCTCCTCGTCGCCGTCCTCCTCGCCGCCACCTCCGGCCTCGCCCTCGGGGCGAAGGCGGCGATCGTCTCGATCCTGGTCCTGGCCTCGGGGTGGCTCCTCAGCGCCCGCTTCACCGATCTGGAGAAGGCCTCCTTCTTCGGGGAGACCTGGTGGCTTACGAGGAGGATCTTCCCCCTGTTGCTCGTCGGGACCTTCATCACCGGGGTCATAGGCTACTATCTGCCCGTGGACCTGATAAGGACGGTCTTCGGCGAGAGCGACTTTGCGGCCTGCTTTGTAGCCTCGCTGATGGGGGCCCTCCTCTACATGCCGACCCTGCTCGAGGTTCCGATCGTGGGGACGATGTTCGGCTACTCCTCGGGGGCGATGGCCCCCGGCCCCGCCCTCTCCCTCCTCCTCGCCGGCCCCTCCATGAGCCTGCCGAGTATGATCGTCATCTGGAGGATCATCGGATCGAAGAGGGCGTCCGTCTACATCTCCCTCGTCATCCTCCTCTCGACGGTGATGGGGATGATTTATGGGATGGTGGCGGCGTGA